The following proteins are co-located in the Candidatus Bathyarchaeota archaeon genome:
- the tsaA gene encoding tRNA (N6-threonylcarbamoyladenosine(37)-N6)-methyltransferase TrmO, translating to MTSKSSERSFQMFPIGYIRRNEKNINLEISEPFKPALKQLDHFSHVMVFWWAHKHDNEKSRTILQCEPPYAKGKITGVFATRAEYRPNPIAMTTCKILQVDEMKGIIRVADIDAYDGTPIVDLKAYFPVCDRVKRAKIPEWLSDWSEWMPEEGIGL from the coding sequence ATGACCAGCAAAAGTAGCGAACGTTCTTTTCAGATGTTTCCAATCGGGTATATCCGAAGAAATGAGAAAAACATCAACCTAGAGATTTCTGAACCTTTCAAACCAGCTTTAAAGCAACTCGATCACTTCAGCCACGTAATGGTGTTTTGGTGGGCGCACAAACATGACAACGAAAAGAGTCGGACCATACTTCAGTGCGAGCCTCCTTATGCTAAAGGAAAAATAACAGGCGTGTTCGCAACTCGAGCAGAATACCGTCCAAATCCAATTGCCATGACAACATGCAAAATCCTCCAAGTAGACGAAATGAAAGGAATCATTAGAGTTGCAGATATTGATGCCTATGATGGCACACCGATTGTCGATCTAAAGGCTTACTTCCCCGTGTGTGATCGAGTGAAAAGGGCAAAGATTCCTGAATGGCTTTCAGATTGGTCAGAATGGATGCCGGAAGAAGGAATAGGGCTCTAG
- a CDS encoding UvrD-helicase domain-containing protein, giving the protein MDLLLYIVLIFVAVALLVIFSTHRKHQLAHLQQKLNEKREEILNAVASFRSVLDSKYYISKAEYSDWHASWNYLRPLVQQYSQKDIETGFDDELKALESAFENGATLIKKKNEEYIQHELQKYQDFFDDVEVHPLTESQRRAIITDEKHNLVVAGAGTGKTSTIIGKAAYLLEKKLAKSNEILLISFAREVRKELKNRVYKLKHRPRELEAKTFHSLGLKIINSVEGKVPSVSELSRDKLKLRKAIQGFIDKRNENREFLDKLNRYFAFHRTPYKSEFNFKSKGEYIDFLRNNQVRSLNGDLVKSLEECEIANFLYMNEIDYEYERDYEVDLSSKWRRQYKPDFYLPEYHIYIEHFGVDRNNNTASFIDRKEYIAEMNWKRQAHHKNQTTLIETYSWEKLEGILLEELKSKLASEGVEFNPIPPEQMFDRLNGLGLVHPFVGLLATFLNLFKSSHKSTRELLEQSRELPDRRRYEAFLEIFSEIYHDYEESLGEEIDFDDMINRAEKYVTEHSYSSEFKYILVDEFQDISYSRFRLLKALVDCNPSAKLFCVGDDWQAIYRFNGGDISIMTDFEDHFEPSENLILDKTFRFDNKLCDFSTKFILKNPNQIKKQLTSYVESADPPVTLLWTETDEDACMHAVLKRIESSEEEGAHVFVIGRYNHQEPANLSQLREKFPKLRIEYSTAHSSKGKEADYVIVIGLTSQRFAFPSQIQDDPVLDLVLAKKEQIPNAEERRLFYVAVTRAKKHVYLIADKNDPSTFVCEIESSDYEVIVEGSRGDGTVLCPKCKTGVIVLRQGEYGKFHSCNNYPYCEYKPHVCPQCGVGFLHENPDPDEFAMYYICSNRSCSFKGTKCPHCEDGYLVLRRGRYSKFFGCSNYPACRYTRSISK; this is encoded by the coding sequence TTGGATCTCTTGCTGTATATAGTCTTAATCTTCGTTGCAGTAGCCTTATTGGTCATATTCAGTACACATCGAAAACATCAATTAGCGCATCTGCAACAGAAGCTAAATGAGAAGCGGGAAGAGATTTTAAACGCAGTTGCATCATTTCGCTCAGTACTCGATTCTAAATACTACATATCAAAAGCTGAATATTCAGATTGGCATGCTAGTTGGAATTATCTGCGACCTCTCGTTCAGCAATACAGTCAAAAGGATATAGAAACCGGATTTGATGACGAGTTAAAAGCGCTGGAATCCGCATTTGAAAATGGAGCAACTCTAATCAAGAAAAAGAATGAAGAATATATTCAGCACGAACTGCAAAAATACCAAGATTTCTTTGATGATGTGGAGGTGCATCCTCTTACCGAGAGTCAGAGGCGTGCAATAATAACAGATGAAAAACACAACTTAGTCGTAGCTGGAGCTGGAACTGGGAAAACTAGCACTATTATTGGTAAGGCGGCGTATCTACTAGAGAAAAAACTGGCCAAGTCCAATGAAATCCTGTTGATCTCCTTCGCCAGAGAAGTCAGGAAAGAGCTGAAAAACAGAGTTTACAAGTTAAAGCATCGCCCAAGAGAACTCGAAGCAAAGACGTTTCATAGCCTTGGTTTGAAAATCATTAACAGCGTTGAGGGCAAAGTCCCATCGGTCTCCGAACTATCTCGGGATAAGCTCAAACTTCGCAAAGCGATTCAAGGGTTCATTGACAAGAGAAATGAAAATCGGGAGTTTCTTGACAAGTTAAATAGGTATTTTGCATTTCATAGAACACCATATAAAAGCGAATTCAACTTCAAATCAAAAGGCGAATACATTGATTTTCTCCGTAACAATCAAGTTCGCTCGCTTAACGGAGACTTAGTTAAAAGCCTTGAAGAATGTGAGATAGCCAACTTCTTGTACATGAATGAAATTGACTACGAGTATGAACGCGACTACGAGGTTGATCTCTCCTCAAAATGGCGTCGACAATATAAGCCTGATTTTTACCTACCAGAATACCATATTTACATAGAGCATTTTGGCGTAGATAGGAACAATAATACTGCGTCCTTCATCGATAGAAAAGAATACATTGCAGAGATGAATTGGAAACGGCAGGCGCATCACAAGAATCAAACCACATTGATAGAAACCTATAGTTGGGAGAAACTTGAGGGAATTTTGCTCGAGGAGCTTAAAAGTAAACTCGCTTCGGAAGGCGTAGAATTCAACCCAATTCCCCCGGAACAGATGTTTGATAGGTTAAATGGACTGGGATTGGTACACCCCTTTGTCGGATTATTGGCAACCTTTCTCAATCTATTCAAGTCTTCGCATAAGTCTACACGCGAGTTGCTTGAGCAGTCAAGGGAACTGCCAGATCGCAGACGATACGAGGCATTTCTCGAAATTTTCTCTGAGATTTACCATGACTATGAGGAGAGCCTTGGCGAAGAGATTGACTTTGACGATATGATAAACAGGGCGGAAAAATATGTAACTGAGCATTCATACAGTTCTGAATTCAAGTATATTCTTGTGGATGAATTCCAGGACATTTCATATAGTAGATTCAGGTTGTTGAAGGCTTTAGTTGACTGCAACCCCTCTGCAAAGCTGTTTTGCGTGGGAGACGACTGGCAGGCCATCTACAGGTTTAATGGGGGTGATATATCTATCATGACTGATTTCGAGGATCACTTTGAGCCATCTGAAAATCTAATCTTAGACAAAACCTTTAGATTTGACAACAAACTCTGCGATTTCTCGACGAAGTTCATTCTGAAGAATCCTAATCAGATTAAGAAGCAGCTCACTTCTTATGTCGAGTCTGCTGATCCACCGGTTACCTTGTTGTGGACAGAGACTGATGAAGATGCGTGTATGCATGCTGTGCTGAAACGTATCGAATCCTCCGAAGAGGAGGGTGCCCATGTATTCGTAATCGGGAGATATAACCATCAAGAACCTGCTAATCTTTCTCAACTTCGAGAGAAATTCCCCAAGCTAAGGATTGAATATTCAACTGCACATAGCTCCAAAGGAAAAGAGGCGGATTATGTTATTGTCATTGGATTGACTTCCCAGCGTTTTGCGTTCCCATCGCAAATCCAAGATGACCCTGTATTAGACCTTGTTCTGGCAAAGAAGGAGCAAATTCCAAACGCTGAAGAGAGGAGGTTATTTTATGTCGCCGTAACAAGGGCCAAGAAGCATGTGTACTTAATTGCCGACAAGAATGATCCATCAACTTTTGTTTGTGAGATTGAAAGTAGTGACTATGAAGTTATAGTTGAGGGCAGCAGAGGAGATGGTACTGTTTTGTGTCCTAAGTGTAAAACAGGGGTCATTGTGCTTCGACAAGGTGAATATGGAAAGTTCCATTCGTGTAATAACTATCCATACTGTGAATACAAACCGCATGTTTGTCCTCAATGTGGTGTGGGTTTTCTCCATGAAAATCCAGACCCTGACGAGTTTGCAATGTACTATATTTGCTCAAATAGAAGTTGCTCATTTAAGGGCACGAAATGTCCTCATTGTGAAGATGGATATCTCGTTTTGAGAAGAGGTAGATATTCAAAATTCTTTGGCTGCAGCAATTATCCAGCTTGCAGGTATACAAGATCAATTTCTAAATAA
- the dapA gene encoding 4-hydroxy-tetrahydrodipicolinate synthase: MFKPKGIMPALVTPFADDRKQVDEEQMRVLVNHCIELGVSGVVPCGTTGEFINMTIKERKHVIDVVVDEVNGRVSVVAGTGASGTEQALEMTKYAKDAGADAALIVTPYYLKPTSRGIYEHYFTIASKVDLPLILYNIPQCTGLPLPWQMVEDLAQIPNIVGVKDSSGQLSFILAVLEKVRDKINVMCGHDEVVMAALAAGASGAILASANFIPDIWVEIYNNVQKGDLQRARELQYKVQKIARITAQSGAVGAKEALNMIGIKVGRVRLPLSVGGELTYEAREELRLDLEKIGKIKAKPVKFEIEEKALEERFTAVHITPEVIHDFKLRVGEALAGKDAEVAHIDLMIGKKDGPVGEAYAKAKANPTPGHEALVAILEPNVLVKPVTLMVPTVTIKNMRQASMVYGPAQAGVAKAVADSLADGSIPKGAAEDLIIIANVFVHPSAVNRQRVYINNYKAMRHAIRRAIEGRPSADEVTENKDRSKHPFKYTP; encoded by the coding sequence ATGTTCAAGCCTAAAGGGATCATGCCTGCCTTAGTGACACCTTTTGCTGATGACAGAAAGCAGGTTGATGAAGAGCAAATGCGTGTGCTTGTTAATCACTGTATTGAGCTCGGCGTTAGCGGTGTTGTTCCTTGTGGGACTACTGGTGAGTTCATAAACATGACTATCAAAGAAAGGAAGCATGTTATTGACGTTGTTGTTGATGAAGTTAACGGCAGAGTTTCCGTTGTAGCGGGCACCGGAGCAAGCGGAACCGAACAAGCGTTAGAGATGACAAAGTATGCAAAGGATGCTGGTGCTGACGCAGCTTTAATTGTGACACCTTACTACCTAAAGCCTACCAGCAGAGGAATTTACGAGCACTATTTCACCATTGCGTCTAAGGTGGATTTGCCATTAATCCTCTACAACATACCTCAATGCACCGGACTACCCTTGCCATGGCAGATGGTGGAAGACCTCGCGCAGATACCCAACATAGTCGGCGTCAAAGACAGCAGCGGGCAACTTAGCTTCATTTTGGCAGTTTTAGAAAAGGTTCGCGACAAAATTAACGTGATGTGTGGTCATGACGAGGTGGTCATGGCGGCTTTGGCTGCTGGAGCCAGTGGAGCAATCTTGGCAAGTGCCAACTTCATTCCTGATATTTGGGTTGAAATTTACAACAACGTACAAAAGGGCGATTTGCAGAGGGCTCGTGAGCTGCAATACAAGGTTCAGAAAATCGCAAGGATTACGGCTCAGAGTGGCGCGGTGGGCGCTAAGGAGGCTTTGAACATGATAGGAATTAAGGTTGGGCGTGTAAGATTGCCGCTTAGCGTTGGCGGTGAGCTTACGTATGAGGCGAGGGAAGAGTTGCGGCTGGATTTGGAGAAGATTGGCAAGATAAAGGCTAAACCAGTTAAGTTTGAGATTGAGGAGAAAGCTTTGGAAGAAAGGTTTACGGCTGTTCACATAACACCTGAAGTAATTCATGATTTCAAACTGCGTGTGGGTGAGGCTTTGGCTGGGAAGGATGCAGAAGTGGCGCACATCGACCTGATGATTGGCAAGAAAGACGGTCCCGTTGGTGAGGCATACGCGAAGGCGAAGGCAAATCCGACTCCGGGACATGAGGCGCTTGTAGCTATTCTGGAGCCCAATGTCTTGGTAAAGCCTGTCACGTTGATGGTTCCCACGGTGACAATTAAGAACATGCGGCAGGCGAGTATGGTTTATGGACCGGCGCAGGCCGGCGTGGCTAAAGCAGTCGCGGACAGTTTGGCGGATGGCAGCATTCCAAAAGGGGCTGCAGAAGATTTGATTATTATTGCGAATGTTTTCGTACATCCGTCGGCGGTTAATCGGCAAAGAGTGTACATTAATAATTACAAGGCTATGCGGCACGCTATTCGAAGAGCTATTGAGGGAAGACCATCGGCAGATGAGGTTACGGAGAATAAGGACCGGTCGAAGCACCCCTTCAAATACACACCTTAG
- a CDS encoding PLDc N-terminal domain-containing protein, whose product MIPVVFFLIAILLCVWVYRDAESRGMNGTLWLIIVLITGIFGLIIYLIVRKDKSPSSSVPPSPPA is encoded by the coding sequence ATTATACCGGTCGTCTTCTTTCTCATAGCAATCCTACTATGCGTTTGGGTATATAGGGACGCTGAATCACGAGGAATGAATGGCACGCTTTGGCTTATCATTGTTCTAATCACTGGCATCTTCGGGTTAATCATATACCTAATCGTGAGAAAAGACAAGAGTCCTAGCTCTTCAGTGCCTCCTAGCCCCCCTGCTTAG
- a CDS encoding DUF2085 domain-containing protein, translating to MPPIEDVFVDIFNSVGHLVCHQIPNRTLIIGNYYLPVCARCTGAYLGFYLGYLLLPMRREEACGPPNLWVTLLMLAPITIDVITQWVGLRTSTNELRLITGLLFGLALAPLLVYSLSQIPMSRKLPILRNFLPESVRFDDKDSWLGGKALGLGLLIAVTLFFFINSIVGSANYLFYWLLSPLIIISIALHIFLLPIYLVISFFAHVRK from the coding sequence ATGCCACCCATCGAAGATGTTTTTGTCGATATTTTCAATTCTGTTGGCCACCTAGTATGTCATCAGATACCAAACCGAACGCTCATTATCGGCAACTACTATCTTCCTGTATGCGCCAGATGTACGGGTGCATACCTTGGTTTCTACTTAGGCTATCTTCTGCTGCCTATGCGTAGAGAAGAAGCATGTGGTCCCCCCAACCTCTGGGTCACACTTCTCATGCTTGCGCCAATTACAATTGATGTTATAACTCAATGGGTTGGCTTGAGAACAAGCACAAACGAGCTTAGGCTAATAACCGGACTACTGTTTGGATTGGCTCTGGCTCCGTTGCTGGTATATTCACTATCACAGATTCCAATGAGCAGAAAACTTCCTATTCTGCGGAATTTCCTTCCTGAGAGCGTTAGGTTTGATGATAAAGACTCTTGGCTTGGTGGTAAAGCTCTAGGACTTGGTTTGCTAATCGCTGTTACTCTATTCTTTTTTATCAACTCAATCGTCGGATCTGCCAATTATCTTTTCTACTGGTTGTTGAGCCCTCTAATCATCATCTCTATCGCTTTGCACATTTTTCTTCTACCGATTTATCTAGTGATTTCGTTCTTTGCTCATGTAAGAAAGTAA
- a CDS encoding ABC transporter permease: MKAILHVIEHDFRNFFRYKWWLAALISMNLADLFVMAVVYNQMVSQEIMKEITSYFNFFAPGVTIVGLFASAFMIGREINMEVRRQIHHYLLSLPITRLELAIGRLLAGGLRGMVYMSPLLLTTFLFLGFPSLLQLLVILFALFMLATGISGLSIATAVSTTSFEKFVTARGLVYYVLFFCSSIFYPLSLIQTLGAEGVMPQPIVMLAELNPLTSGADLIRSFLLGTPPFTFDMIRNLVVFSMVFATAGTFAYMKIIERK; encoded by the coding sequence GTGAAAGCGATTCTACATGTAATTGAACATGATTTCAGAAACTTCTTTCGTTACAAATGGTGGTTAGCCGCTCTCATAAGTATGAATCTTGCCGATCTATTTGTTATGGCCGTAGTGTACAATCAGATGGTGAGCCAAGAGATAATGAAGGAAATCACGAGTTATTTCAACTTTTTTGCCCCAGGCGTCACCATAGTGGGTTTATTTGCTTCAGCCTTCATGATTGGTCGGGAAATAAATATGGAGGTTCGTCGCCAAATTCACCATTACCTGCTCAGCCTTCCCATTACACGTTTGGAACTCGCCATTGGCAGGTTGCTTGCAGGTGGATTGAGGGGAATGGTGTACATGTCGCCGCTGCTCTTGACAACTTTTCTTTTTCTTGGCTTTCCATCATTGTTGCAGCTACTTGTAATTTTGTTCGCCCTTTTCATGTTGGCAACTGGAATTTCAGGTTTGAGCATAGCCACGGCAGTTTCCACAACGAGCTTTGAGAAATTCGTTACTGCAAGAGGCTTAGTTTACTATGTACTGTTTTTCTGTAGCAGCATCTTTTATCCGTTGTCGCTTATCCAAACGCTTGGAGCGGAAGGTGTGATGCCTCAGCCTATAGTGATGTTGGCTGAACTTAACCCTCTAACCAGTGGCGCAGACCTTATCAGATCGTTTCTTCTAGGGACCCCGCCTTTCACGTTTGACATGATAAGAAATCTAGTGGTTTTCTCAATGGTTTTTGCTACGGCTGGCACGTTTGCCTACATGAAGATAATTGAACGAAAGTGA
- a CDS encoding ABC transporter permease yields MFLQYKFLIILRAIWFATQIAFFGLIASRMVVPELADIYFEYYVAGVVIMMLYSASVFIGYDIFEEAEHGVFEYLLSLPVSRKELVLGRSVGGEIRSFIFVGPLMAIALFVIGLANPLSFLIALSALFLFAFGVSGMSITIAVALKSGDRFDILMGVINAFIIRLSTAMYPQVFVQDASQVYASLTNFNPVTFASDLFRWGVGIEGIEEYLTLNPMPLAAIIGLVIFFFTFVFISVTVYERRLEGGGWQ; encoded by the coding sequence ATGTTCTTGCAGTACAAGTTCCTTATAATCCTGCGAGCCATATGGTTTGCAACTCAAATCGCTTTCTTCGGCTTAATTGCCTCTCGCATGGTTGTGCCTGAGTTAGCAGATATTTATTTTGAGTATTATGTTGCAGGCGTCGTAATAATGATGTTGTATTCAGCTTCTGTGTTTATTGGGTATGACATCTTTGAAGAGGCTGAACACGGAGTTTTCGAGTATCTGCTTAGTCTTCCAGTTTCCCGAAAAGAACTTGTGTTGGGAAGATCCGTTGGTGGTGAAATACGTAGCTTCATTTTTGTGGGCCCGCTCATGGCGATAGCATTATTTGTGATTGGGCTGGCAAATCCGCTTAGCTTTCTAATTGCTCTTTCAGCCCTTTTCTTGTTCGCTTTTGGCGTTTCTGGGATGAGCATTACGATTGCGGTTGCATTGAAATCTGGTGACCGCTTTGACATTCTCATGGGAGTTATAAATGCCTTCATAATTCGTCTTAGCACAGCTATGTACCCTCAAGTTTTCGTTCAAGACGCAAGTCAAGTATATGCATCTCTGACAAATTTCAATCCAGTTACTTTTGCTTCTGATCTGTTTCGTTGGGGTGTAGGTATTGAAGGTATTGAAGAATACTTAACTTTGAATCCGATGCCGTTAGCAGCGATAATTGGCTTGGTCATATTCTTTTTCACATTCGTGTTTATCAGCGTAACAGTCTATGAGAGACGCCTTGAGGGCGGAGGTTGGCAATAG
- a CDS encoding ATP-binding cassette domain-containing protein: MPIIHTIDLTKRFEDLVAVDHLNLSIEDGEIFGLLGPNGAGKTTTVLMLTTVIKPTAGTAIVGEYDVRKRPDDVRKLIGICFQEPKLLWVSTPWDVLNWHAKICGLSTQERKRRVRQVLEDVNIWDYRKKKVHGLSGGMRKRVEIAKILIQRPKIAFIDEPTAQIDVVGKHKIWAMIRELRDEGSTIILATNELYEADMLSDRVGIMHKGKLLVCDTPKTLKDSIPGGDVVEIRLEKEVPQNALEELKSFQEVVDVVLLKPNDLRVHLNKVEEVVPQIMKLFMKNDLPILSINMSEPSLDDVFVHYTGLTIEAAEQKGPPG, translated from the coding sequence ATGCCTATTATTCACACAATTGATTTGACAAAGCGTTTCGAAGACTTGGTTGCAGTGGACCATCTGAACTTGAGCATCGAGGATGGAGAAATTTTTGGATTGCTAGGTCCTAATGGCGCTGGGAAAACAACTACTGTTCTCATGCTTACAACAGTGATTAAGCCAACCGCAGGCACGGCTATTGTCGGCGAATATGACGTTAGGAAGCGACCTGATGATGTGCGGAAGCTTATTGGGATTTGTTTTCAAGAGCCTAAGCTTCTCTGGGTTAGTACGCCATGGGATGTTTTGAATTGGCACGCAAAAATTTGTGGTCTTTCAACGCAAGAACGGAAGAGAAGAGTCAGGCAGGTATTGGAAGACGTAAATATCTGGGATTACAGAAAGAAGAAAGTTCATGGTCTTTCTGGCGGAATGAGAAAGCGCGTTGAGATTGCTAAGATTCTAATTCAAAGACCCAAAATAGCCTTCATTGACGAACCTACCGCCCAAATAGATGTTGTTGGCAAACACAAGATTTGGGCTATGATTCGAGAACTTCGAGACGAAGGCTCCACGATAATTTTGGCTACTAACGAGCTTTATGAGGCAGACATGCTTTCTGATCGCGTTGGTATTATGCATAAAGGTAAGTTGCTAGTTTGTGACACGCCTAAAACGTTGAAAGACAGCATTCCTGGAGGCGATGTAGTTGAGATTCGGCTTGAAAAAGAAGTACCGCAAAATGCTTTGGAAGAGCTGAAAAGTTTTCAAGAAGTTGTAGACGTAGTATTACTAAAGCCTAACGACTTGAGAGTACATTTGAATAAAGTGGAAGAAGTTGTTCCTCAAATTATGAAGCTATTTATGAAAAACGACTTACCAATTCTATCAATAAATATGAGCGAACCATCACTTGATGACGTGTTTGTGCATTACACAGGGTTGACCATTGAAGCAGCAGAGCAAAAGGGCCCTCCGGGGTGA
- a CDS encoding amidohydrolase family protein, producing MAKVEELMDAGVTVGLGTDGAASNNSFGMFESMKVAALLQKAISGDPSALSSREVLEMATIRGAEALGLEEKVGSLEVGKRADIILIDFKKPNLVPLHDLCAGLVYSAHGCDVDGVIVDGEVVMENREVKTLDEEAVIEGAQDAAFSLLER from the coding sequence GTGGCGAAGGTTGAGGAGTTGATGGATGCGGGCGTGACTGTTGGTCTTGGCACTGATGGGGCTGCAAGCAATAACAGTTTTGGCATGTTTGAAAGCATGAAAGTTGCCGCGTTACTTCAAAAGGCGATATCTGGAGATCCTTCTGCTCTATCTAGTAGGGAAGTTTTGGAGATGGCGACCATCCGAGGAGCTGAAGCTTTGGGGCTGGAGGAGAAAGTTGGTTCACTTGAGGTTGGGAAGCGGGCAGATATTATTTTGATTGATTTTAAGAAACCAAATTTAGTGCCATTACATGATTTGTGTGCTGGTCTTGTTTATTCTGCTCATGGATGCGATGTTGACGGTGTGATCGTAGATGGTGAAGTAGTGATGGAAAATCGTGAAGTGAAGACGCTTGATGAAGAAGCGGTTATAGAAGGGGCGCAAGATGCTGCGTTTAGTTTGTTAGAACGCTAA
- a CDS encoding PadR family transcriptional regulator translates to MGQQKREVQNKLMKGLLDLVILQFLNAKPMHGYQIISSIRKNFGVYFGPSTIYPLLSSLEKKGYIKSQWDLSNERPRKVYNLTNEGINLLSFTENSLNHICRKISNIGLSKDLVNGILQKPICSTMKNPAAKG, encoded by the coding sequence ATGGGACAACAAAAAAGAGAAGTTCAGAACAAACTGATGAAGGGGCTTCTAGACCTCGTCATACTTCAATTCCTAAACGCAAAACCGATGCACGGATACCAAATAATCTCAAGTATACGCAAAAACTTCGGAGTCTACTTTGGTCCCAGCACAATATACCCTCTCCTAAGCAGCCTAGAAAAGAAAGGCTACATCAAAAGTCAATGGGACCTCAGCAACGAAAGACCAAGGAAAGTTTACAATCTTACAAATGAAGGAATAAACCTTCTAAGTTTCACTGAAAACTCGCTGAATCATATCTGCCGCAAAATCAGCAATATAGGCCTGAGCAAAGATTTAGTCAATGGCATTCTGCAAAAACCAATATGCTCAACAATGAAGAACCCTGCTGCTAAAGGGTAA
- a CDS encoding PadR family transcriptional regulator, giving the protein MTPMSESFKKGIVRRIFRSFLDVMVLRLVQIESMWGYKIIKCVEEQHEITLRHGALYPLLNNLEKKGFLRSRKEAKGGRVRKVYEITSKGIQLVEAYNEFLKEQIQKQDSRTAN; this is encoded by the coding sequence ATGACACCTATGTCTGAGAGCTTCAAGAAGGGAATTGTTCGACGCATATTCAGAAGCTTTCTTGACGTGATGGTTTTAAGACTGGTGCAGATCGAGTCGATGTGGGGCTACAAGATTATTAAATGTGTGGAAGAACAACATGAAATAACACTGCGCCATGGTGCACTGTATCCTTTACTTAATAACTTGGAAAAGAAGGGATTTTTAAGAAGCAGAAAAGAGGCTAAAGGAGGACGTGTAAGGAAAGTTTATGAAATAACGTCGAAGGGCATACAGCTAGTGGAAGCATACAACGAGTTCTTGAAGGAACAAATACAAAAACAAGACAGTAGAACAGCAAATTAA
- a CDS encoding polyprenyl synthetase family protein, which translates to MKEKKSVTEETGEKLLEKVRRLCENEGLEGWKLAQKTMLKEKADSPKLQEIIEYMMLKYKPDYFRPALLSFCCKAVGGNPKTTIPTGAALTLFAWAIGIHDDIIDRSRMKNKHPTVLGKFGKDLALILSDVLFFKGFTLLRKTLDSEISVGRLVEILETIEKIWFEQSAGETLEIQSRGSTDVTSKACLEKIRMRASEMEACTRIGGILGDGSRKQIEDLGAYGRLVGMMSILRNELIDMLEFNMLRHRIRRESLPLPIIYALQDQRIRPQLISLITKSKLTKRDLRNISKLSDRSGGIEYIANLIDRMAQESCAYAKSFRSKELKIIGTSSLISSKEWRPLLSN; encoded by the coding sequence ATGAAAGAAAAAAAAAGCGTAACTGAGGAAACAGGAGAAAAACTTCTTGAAAAAGTCAGAAGGCTATGTGAAAATGAAGGGCTGGAGGGGTGGAAGCTAGCACAGAAGACAATGCTGAAGGAAAAAGCAGACAGTCCAAAACTTCAAGAAATCATTGAATACATGATGCTCAAGTACAAGCCTGACTACTTCAGACCAGCACTCCTTTCTTTCTGTTGCAAAGCCGTGGGAGGAAATCCGAAGACTACGATTCCCACTGGGGCAGCCTTGACATTGTTCGCATGGGCTATTGGCATACATGACGACATAATTGATCGATCAAGAATGAAGAATAAACATCCTACTGTTCTGGGAAAATTCGGCAAAGATCTTGCTTTGATTTTAAGTGATGTTCTCTTTTTTAAAGGTTTCACACTGTTAAGAAAAACATTGGACTCTGAAATATCTGTTGGAAGACTTGTAGAAATTTTGGAAACAATAGAGAAAATATGGTTTGAGCAAAGTGCAGGAGAAACGCTTGAAATTCAATCTAGGGGATCAACAGATGTAACGTCCAAAGCATGTCTCGAAAAAATTCGAATGAGAGCGTCGGAGATGGAAGCGTGCACGCGCATAGGTGGGATTCTCGGTGATGGATCAAGAAAACAAATAGAAGATTTGGGTGCCTATGGAAGACTCGTTGGCATGATGAGCATTCTAAGAAATGAGTTGATAGATATGTTAGAGTTTAACATGCTAAGGCATCGTATACGAAGAGAATCTTTGCCATTACCCATAATCTATGCATTGCAAGACCAACGAATAAGACCCCAACTTATCTCACTTATCACAAAGTCAAAATTGACTAAAAGAGACTTGCGAAACATTTCAAAGCTCTCAGATCGTTCCGGTGGAATTGAATACATAGCAAACCTTATTGATAGAATGGCTCAAGAATCATGCGCTTATGCTAAATCCTTTAGAAGTAAAGAGCTAAAAATAATTGGGACATCGTCCCTTATAAGCTCGAAAGAGTGGAGACCACTACTTTCAAACTAG